Proteins from a genomic interval of uncultured Desulfuromusa sp.:
- a CDS encoding cytochrome b N-terminal domain-containing protein — MKPNDDFVKEFIKHLFPRVVLRGNLRLTYTFCLGGLAFTAFLILMISGALMLFYYQPATHGAFQSILYVENSVPGGWYIRNLHRLASNVFLVLLFLHTLRVLLTGAYRKPRELNWLIGFGLLCLALFEAYTGYLLPMDQLALWATQTGMNLLGTLPFGDLFRSFLVPDDVGQPMSLIRFYVLHIALIPLSMLVLSMLHFYQIRKQKGVLPYL, encoded by the coding sequence ATGAAACCAAATGACGATTTCGTCAAGGAATTCATCAAACATCTGTTTCCACGGGTGGTCTTGCGTGGCAATTTACGCCTGACTTACACTTTTTGTCTGGGGGGATTAGCTTTTACCGCTTTTCTGATCTTGATGATTTCCGGTGCGTTGATGCTGTTTTATTATCAGCCGGCGACCCACGGGGCCTTTCAATCAATCCTCTATGTTGAAAACTCCGTACCCGGGGGATGGTATATTCGCAATCTTCATCGGTTGGCATCAAATGTTTTCCTTGTTCTCCTCTTTCTGCATACTTTACGTGTTCTGCTGACTGGAGCGTATCGAAAACCTCGAGAGTTGAATTGGTTGATCGGTTTTGGACTCTTATGTCTGGCTTTGTTTGAAGCCTATACCGGTTATTTGTTGCCGATGGATCAATTGGCCTTGTGGGCGACTCAAACGGGAATGAACCTTCTCGGGACCCTCCCTTTTGGTGACCTGTTCCGCAGCTTTCTTGTTCCTGACGATGTTGGTCAACCCATGTCGTTAATTCGTTTTTATGTGTTGCATATCGCTCTCATCCCTTTAAGTATGTTGGTCTTATCCATGCTGCATTTTTATCAGATTCGTAAACAAAAGGGGGTCTTGCCCTATTTATGA
- the extQ gene encoding selenite/tellurite reduction operon b-type cytochrome membrane protein ExtQ → MSDYIKSSPYFFRIIKISFAALTIALLLLALFIPAPLQGPADISHVPNPSKSAWFLMWTQELVSYSSLMVYLILALGLVFILLPWLPVSPRAEEARWFGKDQKVVNIITLLSFFGIVALTVIAMYFRGENWSFVFGF, encoded by the coding sequence ATGAGTGACTATATAAAGTCTTCACCCTATTTTTTTCGCATTATCAAGATTTCCTTTGCAGCGTTAACTATTGCCCTTCTGCTTCTGGCTTTGTTTATTCCTGCGCCGCTGCAAGGGCCGGCTGATATCAGTCATGTTCCCAATCCGTCAAAATCCGCCTGGTTTTTGATGTGGACCCAGGAACTGGTCAGCTACTCCAGTTTGATGGTTTATCTGATCCTTGCCCTGGGGCTTGTGTTTATTCTGTTGCCATGGCTTCCCGTCAGTCCGCGAGCAGAGGAGGCCCGCTGGTTTGGTAAGGATCAAAAAGTAGTCAATATTATTACACTGTTAAGTTTTTTCGGAATTGTTGCTCTGACAGTGATTGCGATGTATTTCCGGGGTGAAAATTGGTCCTTCGTATTTGGATTTTAA
- the extS gene encoding selenite/tellurite reduction operon c-type cytochrome lipoprotein ExtS, with the protein MVLRIWILILLLSVDLCAAEPPTAKNYCLECHPVHYAESGSCVSCHRGFSGTARLNIAHEGLIPARFSVFTIAADPTTASGKRRLQDYACRRCHVSEEKGNKLSANLDYSQLEKSPDELETAIQTPALFMPEFHFNELQRVGLINAILFGGRQVEIPEQEFPQVVHFEGEEVTREFQFEKHCGSCHRALTASFGGLGEGLIGPNLSGIFSEFYLLNFGDDKQRWSVENLEKWLKNPRKIRPFTQMPPVEIKKEEFDAICVELQHQDDVKPSF; encoded by the coding sequence TTGGTCCTTCGTATTTGGATTTTAATTCTGCTGCTCAGTGTGGATCTCTGTGCTGCAGAGCCTCCGACAGCTAAAAATTATTGCCTGGAGTGCCATCCCGTTCACTATGCTGAGAGTGGCTCTTGCGTCAGTTGTCATCGCGGGTTTTCCGGCACCGCCCGCCTTAATATCGCCCATGAGGGTCTTATTCCTGCGCGCTTCTCCGTATTTACCATCGCAGCTGACCCGACAACGGCATCAGGCAAGCGGCGTTTGCAAGATTATGCCTGTCGCAGATGCCATGTCAGCGAAGAAAAAGGCAACAAACTCTCGGCCAATCTTGACTATTCTCAGTTGGAGAAGTCCCCTGATGAGTTAGAGACCGCAATTCAAACACCGGCTCTATTCATGCCCGAATTCCATTTCAATGAGCTACAAAGAGTTGGACTTATTAATGCCATTCTCTTTGGTGGAAGGCAGGTTGAAATTCCTGAGCAGGAATTCCCGCAAGTGGTTCACTTTGAGGGTGAAGAGGTTACCCGGGAGTTTCAATTTGAGAAACATTGTGGTAGCTGCCATCGTGCTTTAACGGCAAGCTTCGGGGGGTTGGGAGAGGGCCTTATCGGCCCCAACTTGTCGGGAATATTTTCTGAGTTTTATTTATTGAATTTCGGCGACGATAAACAACGCTGGTCAGTTGAGAATCTTGAGAAATGGTTGAAGAATCCACGTAAAATTCGCCCCTTTACACAGATGCCTCCGGTCGAAATAAAAAAAGAAGAGTTTGACGCTATCTGTGTGGAGTTACAACATCAGGACGATGTCAAACCTTCCTTTTAA